In a genomic window of Flavobacterium lipolyticum:
- a CDS encoding 5' nucleotidase, NT5C type, producing MKKKTIAIDMDGVLADIEAQLIKQYNEESGTSLSKESIQGLSEEEAFSDRVLLRKVLNADNFFRNLPVLPDAVESLRRLQENFEIFIVSAATEFPVSLAEKVAWLAEYFPFITWENIILCGSKRIINTDYMIDDHRKNLDHCMGKPIMFTAFHNVNLTHHVRVNNWKEAVEVLEKDIVSNLN from the coding sequence ATGAAAAAGAAAACTATTGCCATCGATATGGACGGCGTACTCGCTGACATTGAAGCACAATTAATAAAACAGTATAACGAAGAGAGCGGAACCTCACTTTCAAAAGAAAGTATTCAGGGATTAAGCGAAGAAGAAGCTTTTAGTGACAGGGTACTTTTGCGTAAAGTTTTGAATGCAGATAATTTTTTCAGAAATCTGCCGGTACTACCAGACGCAGTCGAAAGTTTACGCCGATTACAGGAAAACTTTGAAATATTTATTGTTTCTGCTGCGACAGAGTTTCCGGTATCACTGGCTGAGAAAGTAGCCTGGCTGGCAGAGTATTTTCCTTTTATCACATGGGAAAACATCATTTTATGTGGCAGCAAACGAATTATCAATACCGATTATATGATTGACGATCACAGGAAAAACTTAGATCATTGCATGGGAAAACCAATTATGTTTACCGCATTTCATAACGTTAATCTGACGCACCATGTAAGGGTAAACAACTGGAAAGAAGCCGTTGAAGTTTTGGAAAAAGATATTGTATCTAATTTAAACTAA
- a CDS encoding ATP-binding protein produces the protein MRNKAIENDDKQNFNIAFDQFYKSKQLYETLKESGKKDSANIGYILIMMATIQQVNGDYYGSKETVTEALSYVKKNSVYTAEINNRLGIADKELSLYNDAIHYYKEAAKDYSDPIEKLGPLSNIAPIYIQQKKYDKAIILLESILRKKSLSTKSPIKNSSNIDNLGYAYFKNGADEKGFQLMNEALRIRNEAKDTYGSIESYLHLADYYAKKDLQKSDENALNAYKAATKLNSVDERLEAFQILISNDHSPKTNQYVQRYFKLNDSIIKVRNNFKNKFAKIKYDAKVEKDENAKLRLEKAQNQLSLQKAKYLRIVFAIAFVFLAILIVIVVRYYKNKNKAIEFKTSYMTEARIAKKIHDELANDVYNVIAFAESQPLSKENTRENLLQKLDDIYGRVRGISRENNKIETGADFTYSIKEMLSTYKTNERNIIVTNLESINWETINDTKKITISRILQELMVNMRKHSNASIVGIKFENNEKSIAINYTDNGKGFEKASIAKNGLQNMEQRIQAVKGTITFDTAPDKGFKAKLSIPK, from the coding sequence TTGCGAAACAAAGCCATTGAAAACGACGATAAACAGAACTTTAATATCGCTTTTGATCAATTCTATAAATCAAAACAACTTTATGAAACTTTAAAAGAAAGTGGAAAAAAAGATAGTGCCAATATCGGTTATATACTTATTATGATGGCGACAATTCAGCAAGTCAATGGAGATTACTACGGTAGTAAGGAAACCGTTACTGAAGCATTATCCTACGTAAAAAAGAATAGTGTTTATACTGCTGAAATAAATAATCGATTAGGAATTGCCGACAAAGAACTTTCTCTTTATAATGATGCCATTCATTATTACAAAGAAGCTGCAAAAGATTATTCAGATCCTATTGAAAAACTAGGCCCCTTGAGCAATATTGCACCAATTTATATTCAACAAAAAAAATACGATAAAGCAATTATTCTTTTAGAATCAATTTTAAGAAAAAAGTCATTAAGTACTAAAAGTCCAATTAAAAATTCATCAAATATAGATAACCTGGGTTATGCCTATTTTAAGAATGGAGCGGATGAAAAAGGATTTCAACTAATGAATGAAGCACTCAGGATCAGAAATGAAGCTAAAGATACCTACGGCAGTATTGAAAGTTATCTGCATCTTGCCGATTACTATGCTAAAAAAGACCTTCAAAAATCAGATGAAAATGCTCTTAACGCTTATAAGGCAGCTACAAAACTAAACAGTGTAGACGAAAGATTAGAAGCATTCCAAATTTTAATCTCAAATGATCACAGCCCCAAGACCAATCAATATGTACAAAGATATTTCAAACTAAACGACAGTATCATTAAGGTTCGCAACAACTTTAAAAATAAGTTTGCTAAAATTAAATATGATGCTAAAGTAGAGAAAGATGAAAATGCCAAACTTCGTTTAGAAAAAGCCCAAAATCAATTGTCTCTCCAAAAAGCTAAATATCTGCGAATTGTATTTGCTATTGCTTTTGTTTTTTTAGCCATTCTAATTGTAATTGTAGTACGTTACTACAAAAATAAAAACAAGGCGATTGAATTTAAAACCTCGTACATGACGGAAGCCCGAATCGCGAAAAAAATCCACGATGAATTGGCAAACGATGTCTATAACGTAATTGCTTTTGCAGAGTCACAGCCTTTATCTAAAGAAAACACCCGAGAAAACCTACTCCAAAAACTAGATGATATTTACGGACGTGTAAGAGGAATCTCCAGAGAAAATAACAAGATTGAGACCGGTGCAGATTTCACTTACAGCATTAAAGAAATGCTTTCGACTTACAAAACTAACGAAAGAAACATTATTGTCACCAATTTAGAAAGCATCAACTGGGAAACGATTAACGATACTAAAAAGATCACCATTAGCCGAATTTTACAGGAATTAATGGTGAATATGAGGAAACACAGTAATGCCAGTATTGTTGGAATAAAATTTGAAAATAACGAGAAATCAATCGCTATAAACTATACCGACAACGGTAAAGGTTTTGAAAAGGCCTCTATTGCAAAAAATGGTCTGCAAAACATGGAACAACGCATCCAGGCCGTTAAAGGAACTATTACTTTTGATACAGCACCCGATAAAGGATTTAAAGCAAAGCTATCTATACCCAAATAA